A region of Capra hircus breed San Clemente chromosome 11, ASM170441v1, whole genome shotgun sequence DNA encodes the following proteins:
- the ENG gene encoding endoglin: MDCGALCQAVGLLLVVCSLGPTSLAETVYCDLQPVDSKVTYAMSQVSEGCVAQIPDAALEVHVLFLTFLGDMSMLELTLQTSKQGGIWPREVLLILSVNKSIFLKLQAPGIPLQLAYDSKLVFHEALDANTTQLPSFTTKDQLLNWANTKGPIASVAELNNPQSILLRLDQASSSPFSCNLEPQKDMGHTLEWSPKASIRGCRLEGVAGHKEAHILRILPGPETGPRTVTVKLELTCAWRDTDAAVLILQGPPYVSWLIDANHNMQIWATGEYSLKIFPDRINPGFQLPNTTQGLLGEARRLNASVVASFVELPLASDVSLQTHSCGSGLQPSPTPVEITTPNKGCNQELLLTLIQPKCSSDGMTLVLKKDLISTLLCTIISLTFWDSSCQAEETEDEFVLSSGYSSCGMEVMENVVSNEVVIRLLSSSSPQRRKVQCINMDSLSLQLGLYLSPHFLQASNTIELGQQGFVQVSVSPSIPELMIQLESCQLNLGPDMEIVELIQGQEAKSSCVSLLSPSPSGDIRFSFLLRGYLVPMPTTGILSCSVTMHPRIRSLEVHKTVSTRLNIISTGLHDKGLVLPAVLGITFGAFLIGALLTAALWYIYSHTRHPGKREPVVAVAAPASSESSSTNHSIGSTQSTPCSTSSMA, encoded by the exons ATGGACTGCGGCGCGCTCTGCCAGGCCGTTGGCCTGCTGCTGGTTGTGTGCAGCCTCGGCCCCACAA GTCTTGCAGAAACAGTCTACTGTGACCTACAGCCTGTGGACTCCAAGGTGACATACGCAATGAGCCAGGTTTCTGAGGGCTGTGTGGCTCAGATCCCCGATGCCGCCCTAGAAGTCCACGTGCTCTTCTTGACATTCCTAGGG GACATGTCAATGCTGGAGCTGACTCTCCAGACATCCAAGCAAGGTGGCATCTGGCCCCGAGAGGTGCTGCTGATTCTCAGTGTGAACAAATCCATCTTCCTGAAATTGCAGGCACCAGGAATCCCACTCCAGCTGGCCTAC GACTCCAAACTGGTCTTTCACGAGGCCCTAGATGCCAACACCACACAGCTGCCATCCTTCACCACCAAGGACCAGCTCCTCAACTGGGCTAATACAAAGGGTCCAATCGCCTCTGTTGCTGAGCTGAACAACCCGCAAAGCATCCTCCTTCGTCTGGACCAAG CCTCGAGCTCACCGTTCTCCTGCAATCTGGAACCCCAGAAGGACATGGGCCACACGCTCGAATGGAGCCCGAAAGCCTCGATCCGGGGCTGCCGCTTGGAAGGTGTGGCTGGCCACAAGGAGGCCCACATCCTGAGAATCCTACCGGGCCCAGAGACCGG GCCCCGGACAGTGACCGTGAAGTTGGAGCTGACCTGTGCTTGGAGAGATACTGACGCCGCCGTGCTCATCCTTCAGGGTCCACCCTACGTGTCCTGGTTAATCGACGCCAACCACAACATGCAGATCTGG GCCACTGGTGAATACTCCTTGAAGATCTTTCCAGATAGGATCAACCCTGGCTTCCAACTCCCAAACACAACCCAAGGCCTGCTGGGAGAGGCCCGGAGGCTCAACGCCAGTGTAGTAGCATCCTTCGTGGAGCTCCCTCTGGCCAGTGATGTCTCTCTGCAGACCCACAGCTGTG GCAGTGGGCTGCAGCCCTCACCCACACCAGTGGAGATCACCACTCCCAATAAGGGCTGCAACCAGGAGCTACTTCTGACCCTGATCCAGCCGAAGTGCTCCAGCGATGGCATGACTCTGGTACTCAAGAAAGATCTCATCTCG ACTCTGCTCTGCACCATCATAAGCCTGACCTTCTGGGACTCCAGCTGCCAAGCTGAGGAAACAGAAGATGAGTTTGTCTTGAGCAGTGGCTACTCCAGCTGTGGCATGGAAGTGATGGAAAATGTGGTCAGTAATGAG GTGGTCATCAGACTCCTGTCAAGCTCATCACCGCAGCGG AGAAAGGTGCAGTGCATCAACATGGACAGCCTCTCCCTCCAGCTGGGCCTCTACCTCAGCCCGCACTTCCTCCAAGCCTCCAACACCATCGAGCTGGGCCAGCAGGGCTTTGTGCAG GTGAGCGTGTCCCCATCCATCCCTGAGCTCATGATCCAGCTGGAGAGCTGCCAACTGAACCTGGGGCCCGACATGGAAATCGTGGAACTCATCCAGGGCCAGGAAGCCAAGAGCAGCTGCGTGAGCCTGCTGTCCCCGAGCCCTAGTGGTGACATACGCTTCAGCTTCCTCCTCCGTGGCTACTTGGTGCCCATGCCCACGACTGGCATTCTCAGCTGCTCTGTGACCATGCATCCCAGGATTCGGTCCCTG gaagtccacAAGACTGTCTCCACACGCCTGAACATCATCAGCACCGGCCTGCATG ACAAAGGCCTCGTCCTGCCTGCTGTGCTGGGTATCACCTTTGGCGCCTTCCTCATCGGGGCCCTGCTCACCGCCGCGCTCTGGTACATCTACTCGCACACGC gtcACCCCGGCAAGCGGGAGCCCGTGGTGGCGGTGGCTGCCCCGGCCTCCTCGGAGAGCAGTAGCACCAACCACAGCATCGGGAGCACCCAGAGCACCCCCTGCTCCACCAGCAGCATGGCGTAG